The following are encoded together in the Triticum dicoccoides isolate Atlit2015 ecotype Zavitan chromosome 6B, WEW_v2.0, whole genome shotgun sequence genome:
- the LOC119325023 gene encoding nicotianamine synthase-like 5 protein: MGCENKEAAALVKKIAGLHAAISKLPSLSPSPEADALFTALVALCAPPSAAVDVAALGPRARRMRADLVRLCADAEARLEARCSDALAALDAPLDHLRLFPYHDNYVRLSELEHALLSRHAPDHLAVPARVAFLGSGSLPLSALLLAARHMPDAAVDCFDRCAAANERARRLLLRGNDNSRVAARMSFRTADVEGLTHELAAYDVVFLVAPVGVAPEEKARVIAHLGRHMAAGAALVVRSAHGARGFLCPVVEPAEVRRGGFQVLAVHHPDNAEMVYSVIVARKGYLELVPPVVSPPCNCCEVEKARGSVPSTSCHLDAMDEIRRRAW; the protein is encoded by the coding sequence ATGGGCTGCGAGAACAAGGAGGCGGCTGCACTGGTGAAGAAGATCGCCGGCCTCCACGCCGCCATCTCCAAGCTGCCGTCCCTGAGCCCGTCTCCCGAGGCGGACGCGCTCTTCACCGCCCTCGTGGCCCTGTGCGCCCCGCCGAGCGCCGCCGTCGACGTGGCCGCGCTGGGCCCGAGGGCCCGGAGGATGCGGGCCGACCTCGTCCGCCTCTGCGCCGACGCCGAGGCGCGCCTCGAGGCGCGCTGCTCCGACGCGCTCGCCGCGCTCGACGCCCCGCTCGACCACCTCAGGCTCTTCCCCTACCACGACAACTACGTCCGCCTGAGCGAGCTGGAGCACGCGCTGCTGTCCCGCCACGCGCCGGACCACCTCGCCGTGCCCGCGCGCGTCGCGTTCCTCGGGTCGGGCTCGCTGCCGCTCAGCGCGCTCCTGCTCGCCGCGCGCCACATGCCCGACGCCGCCGTCGACTGCTTCGACCGGTGCGCCGCCGCCAACGAGCGCGCTCGGAGGCTCCTGCTCCGCGGGAACGACAACTCCCGCGTGGCCGCGCGCATGTCGTTCCGCACGGCGGATGTCGAGGGCCTCACGCACGAGCTCGCCGCCTACGACGTGGTCTTCCTGGTGGCGCCCGTCGGCGTGGCGCCGGAGGAGAAAGCCCGCGTGATAGCGCACCTCGGCCGGCACATGGCGGCCGGTGCCGCCCTCGTCGTGCGGAGCGCGCACGGGGCTCGTGGCTTCCTGTGCCCCGTCGTGGAGCCTGCGGAGGTCAGGCGTGGCGGGTTCCAGGTGTTGGCCGTGCACCATCCCGATAATGCCGAGATGGTCTACTCCGTCATTGTCGCACGTAAGGGCTACCTCGAGCTCGTGCCACCGGTGGTGAGCCCGCCATGCAACTGCTGCGAGGTGGAGAAGGCCCGCGGCAGTGTGCCGTCAACGAGCTGCCATCTTGACGCCATGGACGAGATCCGGAGGCGCGCATGGTGA